A window of Lepidochelys kempii isolate rLepKem1 chromosome 1, rLepKem1.hap2, whole genome shotgun sequence contains these coding sequences:
- the LOC140907151 gene encoding olfactory receptor 5V1-like produces the protein MKQENQTQVTEFIFLGFSSLPHGQAFLFLVFLVIYLVTLVQNSMIFTLIQLDSHLHSPMYFFLSHLSCLDICFSSVTVPKILVNFLREQETISYCECMVQMFFLMSCAGAECALLAVMAYDRYAAICNPLRYTDVMSRKVCFPLAMGSWLWGLLDSAIHTFMASSLSFCGTNQLPHLFCDVPPLLKIACSDTYVNEVTLHLASIFVGLSPFLLIVISYLYILAAILRIRSNKGRRKAFSTCAAHLIVVTIYFGMANLNYNRPSAGYSMGVDTLVSTLYCIFTPMLNPLIYSLRNQEVKVALRKALGSQRKEYSSPGRQ, from the coding sequence ATGAAACAGGAGAATCAGACACAGGTGACAGAGTTCATCTTCCTGGGCTTCTCCAGCCTTCCCCATGGCCAGGCCTTCCTCTTCCTGGTGTTCCTGGTGATCTACCTCGTCACCCTGGTGCAGAATTCCATGATATTCACCCTCATCCAGCTGGATTCCCATCTTCACAGccccatgtactttttcctcagCCACTTATCCTGCTTGGATATTTGCTTCTCGTCAGTCACAGTCCCCAAGATCCTGGTGAACTTCCTGCGTGAGCAGGAGACCATCTCCTACTGCGAGTGCATGGTCCAGATGTTCTTCCTGATGTCATGCGCGGGAGCCGAGTGTGCACTCCTAGCCGTCATGGCCTATGACCGGTACGCAGCCATCTGCAACCCCCTGCGCTACACTGACGTCATGAGCCGGAAGGTGTGCTTCCCACTCGCCATGGGGTCCTGGCTGTGGGGTCTCCTGGACTCAGCCATACACACCTTCATGGCCTCCAGCTTATCCTTCTGTGGCACCAATCAGCTTCCCCACCTCTTCTGTGATGTCCCTCCCCTGCTGAAGATCGCCTGCAGTGACACCTATGTCAATGAGGTCACACTCCATCTGGCTAGTATCTTCGTGGGCCTGAGCCCATTTCTGCTCATCGTCATCTCCTACCTCTACATCCTGGCAGCCATCCTCAGGATCCGCTCCAACAAAGGAAGGCGCAAGGCCTTCTCCACCTGCGCCGCACACCTCATCGTGGTCACCATATACTTTGGGATGGCCAACCTCAACTATAATCGCCCCAGTGCAGGCTACTCCATGGGGGTGGACACCCTGGTCTCCACGCTGTACTGCATCTTCACCCCCATGctgaaccccctcatctacagcctccGCAACCAGGAAGTGAAGGTGGCCCTGAGGAAGGCTCTAGGGAGCCAGAGGAAGGAATATTCTtccccaggcaggcagtga